Proteins encoded together in one Streptomyces umbrinus window:
- a CDS encoding SDR family oxidoreductase: protein MVDRPNEERRDVVVVTGAGGMGVAVARRLGNGRNVLLADASSQGLDRAVTALTDEGYAVRGMVTDVSDRGAVHKLAEAAAAEGRVAAIVHTAGVSPATGRAKTIIDVNLLGTAHVIDAFETVATRGTSLVVISSMAGHVASLSREEEAALATAATEDLLGLDVVTAIGDDAQTAYIVTKRANHLRVQAAALAWNLRGARVNSVSPGVIATAMSRAEAASPSGAHMMDMLDASGSGRVGTPGEIADAVAFLTGPESSYITGTDLLVDGGQAAWLRLHFRPR, encoded by the coding sequence ATGGTCGACCGTCCGAACGAGGAGCGTCGTGACGTGGTCGTGGTCACGGGGGCGGGAGGGATGGGCGTCGCGGTCGCGCGCCGGCTGGGCAACGGGCGGAACGTGCTCCTCGCCGACGCGTCGAGCCAGGGGCTCGACCGGGCCGTCACCGCGCTCACCGACGAGGGCTACGCGGTGCGCGGCATGGTGACCGACGTGTCCGACCGCGGGGCGGTGCACAAGCTCGCGGAGGCGGCGGCCGCCGAGGGCCGGGTTGCCGCGATCGTGCACACCGCGGGAGTCTCGCCCGCGACCGGGCGGGCGAAGACGATCATCGACGTCAACCTGCTCGGTACCGCCCATGTCATCGACGCGTTCGAGACGGTCGCCACCCGCGGTACGTCCCTCGTGGTGATCTCCAGCATGGCCGGTCATGTCGCGTCCCTGAGCCGCGAGGAGGAGGCCGCCCTCGCGACGGCCGCCACCGAGGACCTCCTCGGCCTCGACGTCGTCACCGCCATCGGCGACGACGCGCAGACCGCGTACATCGTGACCAAGCGGGCCAACCACCTACGGGTGCAGGCCGCCGCGCTCGCCTGGAACCTGCGGGGCGCCCGGGTCAACAGCGTCAGCCCGGGCGTCATCGCCACCGCGATGTCCCGGGCGGAGGCCGCGTCGCCGTCCGGGGCGCACATGATGGACATGCTGGACGCGAGCGGATCGGGCCGCGTCGGGACGCCCGGGGAGATCGCCGACGCCGTGGCGTTCCTGACCGGCCCCGAATCGTCGTACATCACCGGGACCGACCTTCTCGTCGACGGCGGACAGGCCGCCTGGCTCCGCCTCCACTTCCGCCCGCGGTAG
- a CDS encoding MarR family winged helix-turn-helix transcriptional regulator, whose protein sequence is MDKPTHLIEFEAMLLGRHLYLNSPRARTGGRLERSAYILLSRIRMEGPMSIGQLSDAFGLDASTLNRQTAAMLRGGLVERIPDPDGGMARKFRITDEGEHRLDTHRAEAIQGLEKVMADWGPEEVATFAGYLKRFNTDIENLDERPWPRP, encoded by the coding sequence ATGGACAAGCCCACGCACTTGATCGAGTTCGAGGCGATGCTGCTCGGGCGGCACCTCTACCTCAACTCGCCCCGGGCCCGGACCGGCGGCCGCCTTGAGCGCAGCGCGTACATCCTGCTGAGCCGCATCCGTATGGAGGGCCCGATGTCCATCGGGCAGCTCAGCGACGCCTTCGGTCTTGACGCCTCCACGCTCAACCGACAGACCGCCGCGATGCTGCGCGGCGGTCTCGTCGAGCGCATTCCGGACCCCGACGGGGGCATGGCCCGCAAGTTCCGCATCACCGACGAGGGCGAGCACCGCCTCGACACACATCGCGCGGAGGCCATCCAGGGACTGGAGAAGGTGATGGCCGACTGGGGCCCCGAGGAGGTCGCCACCTTCGCCGGGTACCTCAAGCGGTTCAACACGGACATCGAGAACCTCGACGAGCGGCCCTGGCCCCGCCCCTGA
- a CDS encoding MarR family winged helix-turn-helix transcriptional regulator yields MSTSSPARTPDPLSGAGAAPVSSEVIEIERALNRIVYLTGRVRQHDRLMALAGVSLDRAAVALLRQIADSEPLRPGELAARLAVEASHVTRQVQQLEKGGYVTRVPDPDDRRAQRIQLTPVGQEAIDRIRMASCRGMELALSHWSPEELRQLSTLFHRMVDDFLHTEGTLEGEDSSPRQA; encoded by the coding sequence ATGTCCACATCGTCGCCCGCGCGCACCCCTGACCCTCTCTCCGGAGCCGGAGCCGCCCCCGTCTCCAGCGAGGTGATCGAGATCGAGCGAGCCCTCAACCGCATCGTCTATCTGACCGGTCGGGTCAGGCAGCACGACCGCCTCATGGCCCTGGCCGGGGTGTCGCTGGACCGGGCCGCGGTGGCGCTGCTGCGGCAGATCGCCGACTCGGAGCCCCTGCGCCCCGGCGAGCTGGCGGCACGGTTGGCCGTGGAGGCGTCGCACGTCACCCGGCAGGTGCAGCAGCTGGAGAAGGGCGGTTACGTGACCCGGGTGCCGGATCCGGACGACCGCCGCGCCCAGCGCATCCAGCTCACCCCCGTCGGCCAGGAGGCGATCGACCGTATCCGCATGGCGAGTTGCCGGGGCATGGAACTCGCGCTCTCCCACTGGTCGCCGGAGGAGCTGCGGCAACTGTCCACGCTGTTCCATCGGATGGTCGACGACTTCCTGCACACCGAGGGCACGCTGGAGGGCGAGGATTCCTCGCCGCGCCAGGCCTGA
- a CDS encoding TetR/AcrR family transcriptional regulator, translated as MTAAPEQPAWRRRAVERSTRAAKLRAEERVQRFLDSAYELIAEKGTTDFTVQEVVNRSKQSLRSFYQYFDGKHELLLALFEDTLAKSANEIREAAASKSDPLRALRLAVEMLHDRARPGPDVPRQLFGGFALQLLVKHPSQVAAAHRPLLTVFAELIERAADAGAIAAGRPRRQAALVLQTVMFAVQAHGSAADGHAEPVSSEEVWRFCLGGISGT; from the coding sequence ATGACCGCTGCCCCCGAACAACCGGCGTGGCGCCGGCGTGCCGTCGAGCGATCCACCCGGGCCGCGAAGCTGCGCGCGGAGGAACGCGTACAGAGGTTTCTGGACTCGGCCTACGAGCTCATCGCCGAGAAGGGCACGACGGACTTCACCGTCCAGGAGGTCGTCAACCGCTCGAAGCAGTCGCTGCGCAGCTTCTACCAGTACTTCGACGGGAAGCACGAGCTGCTGCTCGCCCTGTTCGAGGACACGCTCGCCAAGTCGGCGAACGAGATCAGGGAAGCGGCCGCGTCGAAGAGTGATCCGCTCCGGGCGCTCCGCCTGGCCGTGGAGATGCTCCACGATCGGGCTCGGCCGGGCCCCGACGTACCGCGGCAGCTGTTCGGCGGCTTCGCCCTGCAACTGCTGGTGAAGCACCCCTCGCAGGTGGCGGCCGCCCACCGGCCGCTGCTCACGGTGTTCGCGGAGCTCATCGAGCGGGCCGCCGACGCGGGCGCCATCGCGGCCGGGCGGCCCCGCCGCCAGGCCGCGCTCGTCCTGCAGACCGTCATGTTCGCCGTCCAGGCCCATGGTTCGGCCGCCGACGGTCACGCCGAGCCGGTCAGCTCGGAGGAGGTCTGGCGGTTCTGCCTGGGGGGCATCTCCGGCACGTAG
- a CDS encoding winged helix-turn-helix domain-containing protein — MCRSRTSRSWGRGAASARPTGLRCSSSPSTRSWGSSSPNSAWVNRTTSPCRSGSPKSSPGPTCYCAAAVRCAKGRATATSSSTTPPVRPRRGRRALDLTPAEYRLLRHLLVNAERVLSKEQICRHVWGETRAGNAIEKLVSRLRHKVDQEQPPLIHTRRGFGYRLGR, encoded by the coding sequence ATGTGTCGGTCCCGGACATCGAGGAGCTGGGGGAGGGGCGCCGCTTCCGCCCGGCCGACCGGCCTCCGGTGCTCTTCCTCGCCGAGTACGAGAAGTTGGGGCTCCTCGTCCCCGAACTCGGCCTGGGTGAATCGGACTACGTCACCGTGCCGTTCCGGATCTCCGAAGTCCTCACCAGGGCCCACGTGTTACTGCGCGGCCGCGGTTCGGTGCGCCAAGGGCCGTGCTACGGCGACCTCGTCCTCGACGACGCCACCTGTCAGGCCCCGGCGCGGCCGACGGGCCCTCGACCTCACCCCGGCGGAGTACCGGCTGCTGCGTCATCTGCTCGTCAACGCCGAGCGGGTGCTGTCGAAGGAACAGATCTGTCGGCACGTCTGGGGCGAGACCCGGGCCGGCAACGCGATCGAGAAACTCGTCTCCCGACTCCGCCACAAGGTGGACCAGGAGCAGCCGCCACTGATCCACACGCGCCGGGGCTTCGGCTACCGACTCGGACGCTGA
- a CDS encoding ferredoxin — translation MRVELDEPKCVAAGQCVMASPEVFDQRDDDGVAILLEEQPADELLDGVREAVAICPAAAIRLVDQ, via the coding sequence ATGCGTGTGGAACTGGACGAACCGAAGTGTGTGGCGGCGGGTCAGTGTGTGATGGCCTCCCCGGAGGTCTTCGACCAGCGTGACGACGACGGGGTGGCGATCCTGCTGGAGGAGCAGCCCGCCGACGAACTCCTCGACGGGGTGCGCGAAGCCGTGGCGATCTGCCCGGCGGCGGCGATCCGGCTGGTCGACCAGTGA
- a CDS encoding ABC transporter ATP-binding protein, with protein sequence MSQPDPSEAPSTPPWRLLLGYVRPYRWTLLLGAVLSLLTGAAGLALPLVARTLIDDLGHDRAITGALLAMSALVVANAAIGALGGYVLRYTAESVVLGARRGLVSHLLRLRISAVDRSEPGDLMARITSDTTLLREVTTDSLVGLGTGGLTLVATLAMMGFVDPVLTGVTLGVVLAAGTVIGVIVPRINRASKRAQDAVGAMGASLERTLGALRTIKASGAEHREERAVHAAAEESWRQSVRAAKWSALAGNTAGLSMQVAFITVLAVGGARVATGAIDIGTLVAFLLYVFYLMAPIQQVVGAVAQYQTGSAALARIEEARLLPAEPAAEPSPLPRPGAEPASIAFEDVRFRYDDDLPYVHHGVTFAVPPRGMTAFVGPSGAGKTTVFSLIERFYDPEQGTIALDGRDLTDWEVSALRSAIGYVEQDAPVLSGSLRDNLLLGNPDADDGEVLRALKTTRLDSLVDRLPKGLDTLVGHRGTKLSGGERQRVAIARALLRRPRLLLLDEATSQLDAVNEAALRDTVADVARTTTVLVVAHRLSTVTMADRIVVMDAGQVRAVGTHRELVAGDPLYAELAATQFLAATDDGLTVPETVDS encoded by the coding sequence GTGTCACAGCCCGACCCGTCCGAAGCACCGTCCACGCCGCCGTGGCGGCTCCTGCTCGGGTACGTCCGCCCGTACCGCTGGACGCTGCTGCTCGGGGCCGTGCTGTCGCTGCTGACCGGCGCCGCCGGGCTCGCGCTGCCGCTGGTCGCCCGAACGCTCATCGACGACCTGGGGCACGACCGGGCGATCACCGGCGCGCTGCTGGCCATGTCGGCGCTGGTGGTCGCCAACGCCGCGATCGGGGCGCTGGGCGGGTACGTGCTGCGGTACACCGCCGAGTCCGTCGTGCTCGGCGCGCGGCGGGGCCTGGTGTCGCATCTGCTGCGGCTGCGCATATCCGCCGTCGACCGCAGCGAGCCCGGCGATCTGATGGCCCGGATCACCTCGGACACCACACTGCTCAGGGAGGTCACCACCGACTCGCTGGTCGGACTCGGCACGGGCGGGCTCACCCTGGTGGCCACGCTCGCGATGATGGGGTTCGTCGACCCGGTGCTGACGGGCGTCACCCTGGGCGTGGTCCTGGCCGCGGGCACGGTGATCGGCGTGATCGTGCCGCGGATCAACCGCGCCAGCAAGCGCGCGCAGGACGCCGTCGGAGCGATGGGTGCCTCGCTGGAGCGGACCCTCGGCGCGCTCAGGACCATCAAGGCGTCCGGCGCCGAGCACCGCGAGGAGCGGGCCGTGCACGCGGCGGCCGAGGAGTCGTGGCGCCAGAGCGTACGCGCCGCCAAGTGGTCGGCGCTGGCGGGGAACACGGCCGGCCTCTCGATGCAGGTCGCCTTCATCACCGTCCTCGCCGTGGGCGGCGCACGGGTCGCGACCGGAGCCATCGACATCGGCACCCTCGTCGCGTTCCTGCTGTACGTCTTCTACTTGATGGCGCCGATCCAGCAGGTCGTCGGAGCCGTCGCCCAGTACCAGACCGGCTCGGCCGCCCTGGCCCGGATCGAGGAGGCCAGGCTGCTGCCCGCCGAACCGGCCGCCGAGCCCTCGCCGCTGCCCCGGCCCGGCGCCGAACCCGCCTCGATCGCCTTCGAGGACGTCCGCTTCCGCTACGACGACGACCTGCCGTACGTGCACCACGGCGTGACCTTCGCCGTCCCGCCGCGCGGCATGACCGCCTTCGTCGGACCGTCCGGCGCCGGGAAGACCACGGTGTTCTCGCTCATCGAGCGGTTCTACGACCCGGAGCAGGGGACCATCGCGCTGGACGGCCGCGACCTCACCGACTGGGAGGTCTCCGCGCTCCGGTCCGCCATCGGCTATGTGGAGCAGGACGCGCCCGTCCTCTCCGGCAGCCTCCGCGACAACCTCCTGCTCGGCAATCCCGACGCCGACGACGGCGAGGTGCTCCGCGCGCTGAAGACCACCCGCCTCGACTCCCTCGTCGACCGGCTGCCGAAGGGGCTCGACACCCTCGTCGGCCACCGCGGCACCAAGCTCTCCGGCGGTGAGCGCCAGCGCGTGGCCATCGCCCGCGCCCTGCTCAGGCGGCCCCGGCTGCTGCTGCTCGACGAGGCCACCAGCCAGCTCGACGCGGTCAACGAGGCGGCGCTGCGCGACACCGTCGCCGATGTCGCCCGCACCACCACGGTCCTGGTCGTCGCCCACCGGCTGTCCACGGTGACCAT
- a CDS encoding NAD(P)/FAD-dependent oxidoreductase yields the protein MRRILVVGASAAGLSAAETLRREGYDGTLTLVGDEPHPPYDRPPLSKQILASEWEHDRLTLRSTGELDALKLDLRLGSAATGLDLDGREVLLSDGTRVAYDGLVVATGVRPRRLPGDGHAHVLRTLDDALALRDRLGEGRRLVVVGAGFLGAEAAAVARGLGAEVTLLEPAPVPLGHAVGDEVGRVLSAAHLEHGVDLRTGVTVREVTEDGVRLADGELVVGDEVLVAVGSLPNTEWLADSGLTVGDGLVCDEYCEAVREATGPTKSPGPTTGGVYAAGDVARWHNPLFGASMRIEHRTNAAEQGMAAARNLLHPQARKPFAPVPYFWSDQYGMKVQAFGFLRGHDEVTVVEGDLAERRFLVAYRRGDHLTGVLAVGMPPKAIRGWRQAVAVRSTWHDAVPATGVL from the coding sequence GTGAGGCGGATTCTCGTCGTGGGTGCCTCGGCGGCCGGACTCTCGGCCGCCGAGACGCTGCGCCGGGAGGGGTACGACGGCACGCTCACCCTGGTCGGTGACGAGCCGCACCCGCCGTACGACCGGCCGCCGTTGTCCAAGCAGATCCTGGCGTCCGAGTGGGAGCACGACCGGCTGACGCTGCGCTCGACCGGCGAACTCGACGCCCTGAAGCTTGACTTGAGACTCGGAAGCGCGGCTACGGGCCTCGACCTCGACGGGCGTGAGGTGCTGCTCTCGGACGGGACGCGGGTCGCGTACGACGGACTGGTCGTGGCCACCGGGGTGCGCCCGCGGCGGCTGCCCGGTGACGGGCACGCGCATGTGCTTCGCACCCTGGACGACGCACTCGCGCTGCGGGACCGGCTGGGGGAGGGGCGGCGGCTCGTGGTCGTCGGCGCCGGGTTCCTGGGCGCCGAGGCCGCCGCCGTGGCCCGGGGTCTCGGCGCCGAGGTCACCCTTCTGGAACCGGCGCCCGTACCGCTCGGCCACGCCGTCGGCGACGAGGTCGGGCGGGTGCTGTCGGCCGCGCACCTGGAGCACGGGGTGGACCTGCGCACCGGGGTCACCGTCCGCGAGGTGACCGAGGACGGAGTGCGGCTGGCCGACGGTGAACTGGTCGTGGGCGACGAGGTGTTGGTGGCTGTCGGCTCCCTTCCGAACACTGAGTGGCTGGCGGACAGCGGCCTCACGGTGGGCGACGGCCTGGTCTGCGACGAGTACTGCGAGGCGGTCCGGGAGGCCACCGGGCCGACGAAGTCCCCTGGGCCGACCACCGGGGGCGTGTACGCGGCCGGTGACGTAGCCCGCTGGCACAACCCGCTGTTCGGGGCGTCGATGCGCATCGAGCACCGTACGAACGCCGCCGAACAGGGCATGGCCGCCGCCCGGAACCTCCTGCACCCGCAGGCGCGCAAGCCGTTCGCGCCCGTGCCGTACTTCTGGTCGGACCAGTACGGCATGAAGGTCCAGGCGTTCGGCTTTCTGCGCGGTCACGACGAAGTCACTGTGGTGGAGGGGGACTTGGCCGAGCGCCGGTTCCTGGTCGCCTATCGCAGGGGCGACCACCTGACCGGGGTTCTCGCGGTCGGTATGCCGCCGAAGGCGATCCGCGGCTGGCGGCAGGCCGTCGCCGTGCGCTCCACGTGGCACGACGCCGTACCGGCCACTGGCGTGTTGTAG
- a CDS encoding flavin-containing monooxygenase, with protein MTTPHTPPAAPDFDPQQLGFDPEALRARYRAERDRRIRPDGNAQYHRAAGEFGYYADDPYVEQPEFSREPLTDRVEVVVVGGGFGGLLAGARLRQAGVRGIRVIEQAGDFGGTWYWNRYPGIHCDIESYVYMPLLEEIGYVPQWKYAPGEEIRQHARAIGRHFGLYEDACFRTRATELRWDDTDLEWIVTTDRGDRMRARYVVVSSGTLSQAKLPGIPGIENFKGHTFHTSRWDYAYTGGDANGNLDRLADKHVAVIGTGATAIQVVPHLGRDAERLYVFQRTPSSVDVRGQRPTDPGWAESLEPGWQRRRRDNFLRTVTGTQADEDLVNDGWTSSARLLQNLIPTNNYADLLPEERDRVNELADFQKMNEIRDRVHTVVEDPSTAEALKPWYRYMCKRPTFSDHYLDTFNRPNVTLVDTADHGGVERITEDAVVVGGAEYEVDCVIFATGFEVGVSGILSGRLPVHGREGATLPGAWMQGGPKTLHGFYSHGFPNLFQLGPLQNASAVNYVHILDEQAGHVAEVVAEARERRARYVEPSPEAQDAWVATIRQKAADLYKFQAECTPGYYNNEGRPRKRSESYGDGPVAFHGLLRRWRADGGMNDVIVE; from the coding sequence ATGACCACCCCCCACACCCCGCCCGCCGCGCCCGACTTCGACCCTCAGCAACTCGGGTTCGACCCGGAGGCCCTGCGTGCGCGCTACCGGGCCGAGCGCGACCGGCGGATCCGCCCCGACGGCAACGCCCAATACCACCGCGCCGCCGGTGAGTTCGGCTACTACGCCGACGATCCGTACGTGGAGCAACCGGAGTTCAGCAGGGAGCCGCTGACCGACCGGGTGGAAGTGGTCGTCGTAGGCGGCGGGTTCGGCGGGCTGCTGGCGGGAGCGCGTCTGCGGCAGGCGGGGGTTCGGGGCATCCGGGTCATCGAGCAGGCCGGGGACTTCGGCGGGACCTGGTACTGGAACCGGTACCCGGGAATCCACTGCGACATCGAGTCGTACGTCTACATGCCGCTCCTCGAAGAGATCGGCTACGTCCCTCAGTGGAAGTACGCGCCCGGCGAGGAGATCCGGCAGCACGCGCGGGCGATCGGGCGCCACTTCGGCCTGTACGAGGACGCCTGCTTCCGGACCCGGGCCACCGAACTCCGGTGGGACGACACCGATTTGGAGTGGATCGTCACCACCGACCGCGGCGACCGAATGCGGGCGCGCTATGTGGTGGTCTCCAGCGGCACGCTCAGCCAGGCGAAACTCCCCGGCATCCCCGGCATCGAGAACTTCAAGGGCCACACCTTCCACACCAGCCGCTGGGACTACGCGTACACCGGGGGCGACGCGAACGGAAACCTGGACCGGCTCGCCGACAAGCACGTGGCCGTGATCGGCACCGGAGCGACCGCCATCCAGGTCGTGCCGCACCTCGGCCGCGACGCCGAGCGGCTGTACGTGTTCCAGCGCACGCCCTCCTCGGTCGACGTACGCGGCCAGCGCCCCACGGACCCCGGGTGGGCCGAGTCGCTGGAACCGGGCTGGCAGCGGCGTCGCAGGGACAACTTCCTCAGGACCGTCACCGGGACCCAGGCGGACGAGGACCTGGTGAACGACGGCTGGACCAGCAGCGCCCGGCTGCTGCAGAACTTGATCCCGACCAACAACTACGCGGACCTCCTGCCCGAGGAACGCGACCGTGTGAACGAACTCGCCGACTTCCAGAAGATGAACGAGATCCGCGACCGCGTGCACACCGTCGTCGAGGACCCCTCCACGGCCGAGGCTCTCAAGCCCTGGTACCGCTACATGTGCAAGCGGCCCACGTTCAGCGACCACTACCTGGACACGTTCAACCGGCCCAATGTGACGCTCGTCGACACGGCCGACCACGGGGGCGTCGAGCGCATCACCGAGGACGCCGTCGTGGTCGGCGGGGCCGAGTACGAGGTCGACTGCGTCATCTTCGCCACCGGATTCGAGGTGGGCGTCTCGGGCATCCTGTCCGGCCGGCTCCCCGTGCACGGAAGGGAGGGCGCCACGCTGCCCGGGGCCTGGATGCAGGGCGGGCCGAAGACGCTCCACGGCTTCTACAGCCACGGCTTCCCGAACCTCTTCCAGCTAGGCCCGCTGCAGAACGCCAGCGCCGTGAACTACGTCCACATCCTCGACGAACAGGCCGGCCACGTCGCCGAAGTGGTCGCCGAGGCACGAGAGCGCCGGGCCCGGTACGTGGAGCCGTCCCCCGAGGCCCAGGACGCCTGGGTCGCGACGATCCGTCAGAAGGCCGCGGACCTCTACAAGTTCCAGGCCGAGTGCACCCCCGGCTACTACAACAACGAGGGCAGGCCCCGAAAGCGCAGCGAGTCGTACGGCGACGGCCCCGTCGCGTTCCACGGACTGCTCAGGCGCTGGCGGGCGGACGGCGGCATGAACGACGTCATCGTCGAGTGA
- a CDS encoding cytochrome P450 gives MAETLAGAASDAAEAMPEFPMPRAAGCPFAPPPAVEELREQNPISKVRIWDGSTPWIVTGHALQRALLTDPRVSANDKSPGNFPFVTAYRQQIAEYTPELIVNTDAPEHTRLRRMVNGPFIIKRIEAMRAPIQKIVDGLIDDMLAGPNPADLLTALALPVPSLVISELLGVPYADHEFFQENSSLALDRAAAPEDSRAASTALSTYLDDLLGKKLTDPGDDVLSEMAGRVQAGEMSRSEAVHMGVAMLIAGHETTATMISLGTLVLLENPEQLALVRDSEDPKIVAGAVEELLRYLSIVQVGLRRVATEDIEIGGQVIRAGDGLIVDLHAANWDPETFPGADQVDVTRPARQHNAFGYGPHQCLGQSLARLELQVVYGTLYRRVPTLRLAAKVEDLEFDHSGTTYGVASLPVTW, from the coding sequence ATGGCCGAGACACTGGCCGGAGCCGCGTCCGACGCAGCCGAGGCGATGCCCGAGTTCCCGATGCCGAGGGCGGCCGGCTGTCCGTTCGCCCCGCCGCCGGCCGTGGAGGAGCTGCGAGAGCAGAACCCGATCAGCAAGGTCCGGATCTGGGACGGCAGCACGCCCTGGATCGTCACCGGGCACGCCCTGCAGCGGGCCCTGCTGACCGACCCCCGCGTCAGCGCCAACGACAAGAGCCCCGGCAACTTCCCGTTCGTGACGGCGTACCGGCAGCAGATCGCCGAGTACACCCCGGAGCTCATCGTCAACACGGACGCCCCCGAGCACACCCGGCTGCGCCGGATGGTCAACGGGCCGTTCATCATCAAGCGGATCGAGGCCATGCGGGCCCCGATCCAGAAGATCGTCGACGGTCTGATCGACGACATGCTGGCCGGGCCGAACCCTGCCGACCTCCTGACGGCGCTCGCGCTGCCCGTGCCCTCGCTGGTGATCAGCGAACTGCTCGGAGTGCCGTACGCGGACCACGAGTTCTTCCAGGAGAACAGCAGCCTCGCGCTCGACCGTGCCGCCGCACCCGAGGACTCCAGGGCGGCGAGCACCGCGCTCTCCACATACCTCGACGACCTGCTCGGCAAGAAGCTCACCGACCCCGGTGACGACGTGCTGTCCGAGATGGCGGGGCGCGTCCAGGCCGGCGAGATGAGCCGGAGCGAGGCCGTCCACATGGGCGTGGCGATGCTCATCGCCGGCCACGAGACCACCGCGACGATGATCAGCCTCGGCACGCTGGTCCTGCTGGAGAACCCGGAGCAACTCGCCCTGGTGCGCGACTCCGAGGACCCCAAGATCGTCGCCGGCGCGGTGGAGGAACTGCTGCGCTACCTGAGCATCGTCCAGGTCGGTCTGCGCCGCGTCGCCACCGAGGACATCGAGATCGGCGGCCAGGTCATCCGCGCGGGCGACGGCCTGATCGTGGACCTGCACGCCGCCAACTGGGACCCCGAGACCTTCCCCGGCGCCGACCAGGTGGACGTCACCCGCCCCGCGCGCCAGCACAACGCGTTCGGCTACGGCCCCCACCAGTGCCTGGGCCAGTCCCTCGCCCGCCTGGAACTCCAGGTCGTCTACGGCACCCTCTACCGGCGCGTCCCCACGCTGCGCCTGGCGGCCAAGGTCGAGGACCTCGAGTTCGACCACAGCGGCACCACGTACGGCGTCGCCTCCCTGCCCGTCACCTGGTGA